Within Bacillus sp. FJAT-45350, the genomic segment GGGGACCAGTTGGAAACAACACCTTATCCTGAAGGTGCACCAAAAATGAGGTGAAGTAAATGATAAAAGTTCTTTTTTTTGCTGAGCTTGAAGAGAAGGTTGGTCAAAGAGAAGTTGTCTTGAATAATGAACAGCTGAGACTATCTGAGGTAAAAGATATCATTAAAGAGAAATATCTAGACCTTACAATATCGCCAAACGTTATGGTTGCAGTCAATGAGGATTACGCATCAGATGATGACATCGTAAAAACAGGTGATACAGTCGCCTTTATTCCTCCTGTTAGTGGAGGATGAGCTAGACAAAAGCAGAAGAACATGAGGATACGCTCTCATTGTTCCTCTGCTTTTTCTATTTTTAACAGGTCTTCCTTTGTATTAACATTGTTAAACGCCTTTTTTTTAGTAGAAGCCTCTAAATAATTCACTTCAACTCTCTCTAACAATGCCCCTACTTTATAGATGCCTTCTTTTAGAAGTTCTTCTATTATTGTTTTTGTTCGACGATGGTATAAAGCAATTAGTGGCTGTTTCCTGCCCTCTACAATTGGAATAACACAATCATCTTGATTTGTCTTTGCGGAGGCAATGTCTTGAAGTAATTCAGCTGTAAGTAGTGGTGTATCACAAGGAGCTATGAGATACCAGTCAGTCGTTGTATAGTTTATCGCAGTCAAGATACCAGCGAGTGGACCGCATCCTTGATACGGTTCAATATCAGTATAGATAGGAACAGCCTCCCGTTTCATAAATTCATCTACTAAGTCAGGGTGACTAATGATAAGTGTGTCTGTAGATAGGCTTGCTAATGCTTCAAGAGAATATTTATAAAAAGGCTTTTCATTATACAAAGCAAATGCCTTTGCTGCCCCAAATCTCCTTGCCTGTCCTCCAGCGATAAGCACACCTGTGATGGGAATAGTTTGAGTCATAGAAACACCTCCTGGTTAGTAATGAATTGCAAATTGCAAATGACATTTTTTTTCTTTCTTTCTTTTATTATAATGAAAGCTCTTTTCATTCGCCATTCGCAATTTTAAATTCTACATTATTCTTAGTAACTACTTTCGCAATTATCGGTTAAAATAAGAGTAGTTGTGTTTGAAAGAGGGGTCGGGTATGAAGAAGATATATTTTAATATGGCTACAACTGAACGGAGAGCAGCAATTACTCAGGACGGTAAGGTTGTCGAAATTTTTATAGAGCGCTCTAGTGATAATCGAGTAGTTAGTAATGTGTATAAAGGAAGAGTTGTAAACGTATTGCCAGGAATGCAGGCCGCATTTGTTGATATTGGACGAGATAAAAATGGTTTTCTCTATCGGGATGAGTTACTTTCTTTCCATAGGTCAGATGAGGATGAGGAACGCAAGAAGGAGAGAAATATTTCTGAATTCGTTCGTAAAGGGGAAGAGGTACTTGTTCAAGTAACAAAAGAAGGCTTCGGTACGAAAGGTCCTCGTCTAACAGGGGTTGTTTCATTCCCAGGTCGTTATGTTGTTTATATGCCAGAGGGAGGGTACGTTGGGGTTTCTAGACGTATGTCTTCAGAAGAGGAAAGGGAAAAATGGCGAGCTATTGGTGAAAAGATTACGGGTGAGAATGAGGGAATTATTATCCGTACCATCTGTGAAGGGGTAAATCCAGAGAAAATTGAGCAGGAATATCGTTTTTTACGGAATCTTTGGCTTGATATATGGAAGGATGGTAAGGAAGCAAAATCACCTTCATTAATTTATCAGGATACAGGTATTTTGGAGAGAGTCGTTCGAGATTTTAATTTTGATGATGTGGAAGAAGTAGTGATTGATAACCCGAAAGATTATCTTCGCTTGAAAGAGTTGCTAGAGCCATATCCACATTTTTTACAAAAAATAAAACAGTACCAAGAAAGAGAAAATATTTTTTCTGCTTTTGGGATTGAAAAGGAATTAGAAAAAGCGTTAAAAAGACAAGTGTGGTTGAAAAACGGTTCATATTTAATTATCGACCAAACGGAAGCATTAACAGTTATTGATGTAAATACAGGAAAGTTCACAGGAAAAAGTAATCTTAGAGAAACTATTAAGAAAACAAATATAGAGGCAGCGAAAGAAATAGCAAGACAGCTGCGTTTGCGTGACATTGCAGGTATTATCGTTATTGATTTTATTGATATGAAAGAAGAAAAAGATAGGCAAGCTGTGCTTCGGGAGTTCTCTAAGTTATTAGAGCGAGATCGAACAAAAACAAACCTCGTTGGTCTTACTGGCTTAGGACTAGTTGAAATGACAAGAAAGAAAATTCGTCAAAACCTTTCTGATAGTTTATCGAAAACTTGTCCAGTATGTAATAGTAAGGGTAGCGTTTTATCTAATGATGCTCAAGCGTATCGTGTGGAGCGTTTATTATGGGAATATAGAAACATGGACGATGAAGCAATTTTATTAGAAGTTCCCCCTTATGTCGCTTCTGTTTTATACGGAGAAAAGTATACTCATTTATATCAATTAGAGAAGAAGCTAGGATACAGTTTATTCATTGTCGAGAATGAAAAGATGTCAGAACATGAATTTTCGATTCGATATGTGGGAGG encodes:
- the moaD gene encoding molybdopterin converting factor subunit 1, encoding MIKVLFFAELEEKVGQREVVLNNEQLRLSEVKDIIKEKYLDLTISPNVMVAVNEDYASDDDIVKTGDTVAFIPPVSGG
- a CDS encoding molybdenum cofactor guanylyltransferase, which encodes MTQTIPITGVLIAGGQARRFGAAKAFALYNEKPFYKYSLEALASLSTDTLIISHPDLVDEFMKREAVPIYTDIEPYQGCGPLAGILTAINYTTTDWYLIAPCDTPLLTAELLQDIASAKTNQDDCVIPIVEGRKQPLIALYHRRTKTIIEELLKEGIYKVGALLERVEVNYLEASTKKKAFNNVNTKEDLLKIEKAEEQ
- a CDS encoding Rne/Rng family ribonuclease; this translates as MKKIYFNMATTERRAAITQDGKVVEIFIERSSDNRVVSNVYKGRVVNVLPGMQAAFVDIGRDKNGFLYRDELLSFHRSDEDEERKKERNISEFVRKGEEVLVQVTKEGFGTKGPRLTGVVSFPGRYVVYMPEGGYVGVSRRMSSEEEREKWRAIGEKITGENEGIIIRTICEGVNPEKIEQEYRFLRNLWLDIWKDGKEAKSPSLIYQDTGILERVVRDFNFDDVEEVVIDNPKDYLRLKELLEPYPHFLQKIKQYQERENIFSAFGIEKELEKALKRQVWLKNGSYLIIDQTEALTVIDVNTGKFTGKSNLRETIKKTNIEAAKEIARQLRLRDIAGIIVIDFIDMKEEKDRQAVLREFSKLLERDRTKTNLVGLTGLGLVEMTRKKIRQNLSDSLSKTCPVCNSKGSVLSNDAQAYRVERLLWEYRNMDDEAILLEVPPYVASVLYGEKYTHLYQLEKKLGYSLFIVENEKMSEHEFSIRYVGGLEEAKEKWTKLK